Proteins from one Halovivax limisalsi genomic window:
- a CDS encoding ABC transporter permease, with product MSRWGYFFKRLLLSIPVLFLVMTFIFVMLRMGPIDPVSAILGPNRQPGAAEALRRQMGLNDPLWRQYIDFIASFLTGDLGQSEVIRQGQEVTEIIAQSGPPTLWLGFWAILLPIFIGIPLGLYAGLNPNTKGDYTASISAILWQAMPNFWLSIMLIFALRQTHNGGGPFGFDWYTLGPDISSVAGTPDLDFYSTGWTEILGVIPSPLTIDWGAFAAEVKFILPAAIVLGSASMAVETRIGRTAVLENINSNYVETARAKGLTERVIIWKHVFRNALIPLVPVIMNEAYILIGGSVIIEYIFNINGLGSIFFDAMTEGDLNLAGGLLFFYTVIIIGMNVLQDLLYTIIDPRVGYEQ from the coding sequence ATGAGTCGGTGGGGCTACTTCTTCAAACGGCTACTCCTCTCGATACCGGTCCTGTTCCTAGTCATGACGTTCATTTTCGTCATGCTCCGGATGGGGCCGATCGATCCGGTATCTGCAATACTTGGTCCGAATCGTCAACCCGGAGCTGCCGAGGCCTTGCGGCGACAGATGGGGCTCAACGATCCGCTCTGGCGGCAGTATATCGACTTCATAGCGAGTTTCCTGACGGGCGATCTAGGCCAATCGGAAGTCATCAGACAAGGCCAAGAGGTGACGGAGATAATCGCCCAGTCGGGGCCGCCGACGCTCTGGCTCGGATTCTGGGCAATTCTACTTCCGATATTTATCGGCATCCCGCTCGGCCTCTACGCGGGACTCAATCCGAACACCAAGGGCGATTACACGGCGTCGATCAGCGCGATCCTCTGGCAAGCGATGCCGAACTTCTGGCTGTCGATCATGCTCATTTTCGCGCTCCGACAGACACACAACGGCGGCGGCCCGTTCGGTTTCGACTGGTACACACTCGGGCCCGACATTTCCAGCGTTGCGGGGACGCCCGATCTCGACTTCTATTCGACCGGCTGGACCGAGATCCTCGGCGTGATTCCCTCGCCGCTGACGATCGACTGGGGTGCCTTTGCCGCCGAGGTAAAGTTCATCCTTCCGGCCGCAATCGTGCTCGGATCGGCGTCGATGGCCGTCGAAACGCGGATCGGCCGCACGGCAGTCCTCGAGAATATCAATTCGAACTACGTCGAGACGGCTCGAGCGAAGGGACTCACTGAACGTGTCATCATCTGGAAGCACGTCTTCCGCAATGCGCTGATCCCGCTCGTGCCGGTCATCATGAACGAGGCGTACATTCTGATCGGCGGCTCGGTCATCATCGAGTATATCTTCAATATCAACGGACTCGGGAGCATCTTCTTCGACGCGATGACGGAGGGTGACCTGAATCTCGCCGGCGGGTTGCTCTTCTTCTACACGGTGATCATCATCGGGATGAACGTACTACAGGACCTGCTCTACACGATAATCGATCCGCGCGTGGGGTACGAACAATGA
- a CDS encoding ABC transporter substrate-binding protein has translation MSDTADRQDVDSKRRQMLALLGGSASVGLAGCSALFGDGDDGEDGEDGGDGSDGSDGSDGSDGEDGEDGEDGGDEQEFATPADKAQAAWDFVTENTGPDAEEERNERYVDMEEAAREAAVWHPQFHQKTRRYWYDVVDVPRTGVLGTRYMQHNETTVDRSDNQLNEQINTFSTLDPITSTDVYSGRVIHQIYDKLTNFRNGTLEIENVLVENFESNEDNTVLTFELKQGVQFHDGSEFTAEDVVYTMRRAAESPNSLMTSFVISMPVGMGLQYEEGEEGGVAPGSLGVEAVDDYTVEMSLQNPHPNPLEILSYSSYVMTPAGLVDDVPNVDGEYTQSQMSTGEAANGTGPFILESFTQEEDVQLSAYDNYHGSGPELDAINYMIVEQPEPIWTNVVEQNFDIFPIPTNVFNPDQQTVETTDDLDREVGTYQIEENGETVNYLGIDALAVSYYAFNVANTPEAVRKAVGYVMNRQEIVDNFYKGVPTPAFSFTPPSIWPTGDEGHQEFVDNHPYSANETDIEGATQVLEEAGFTPDDPYELTISTADDATAINVAENIQSKLNGTGVNASVEPTQFSTLIQQGYDGSLEMYGIGWGWSFPIAAYGLYPLEPKNTDTSGMPGENNGYYMDWQTNLEDEA, from the coding sequence ATGTCCGATACTGCAGATCGGCAAGATGTGGATAGCAAGCGTCGGCAAATGCTCGCCCTCCTTGGTGGGAGTGCGTCGGTGGGACTCGCCGGCTGTTCGGCCCTCTTCGGCGACGGTGACGACGGCGAAGACGGCGAGGACGGCGGCGACGGTAGTGACGGCAGCGATGGGAGTGACGGCAGTGACGGCGAAGACGGCGAAGACGGTGAAGACGGCGGTGACGAGCAGGAGTTCGCGACGCCGGCAGACAAGGCCCAGGCCGCGTGGGACTTCGTTACGGAGAACACCGGTCCGGACGCGGAGGAAGAGCGCAACGAGCGCTACGTGGACATGGAGGAGGCCGCCCGCGAAGCCGCCGTGTGGCACCCCCAGTTCCACCAAAAGACCCGTCGGTACTGGTACGACGTCGTCGATGTGCCGCGGACCGGCGTTCTCGGCACCCGGTACATGCAGCACAACGAGACGACGGTCGACCGCTCCGACAATCAGCTCAACGAACAGATCAACACGTTCAGCACGCTCGACCCGATCACGTCGACCGACGTCTACTCCGGACGGGTCATTCACCAGATTTACGACAAGCTGACGAACTTCCGCAACGGCACGCTGGAAATCGAGAACGTTCTCGTCGAGAACTTCGAGTCGAACGAGGACAACACCGTCCTCACCTTCGAGCTCAAGCAGGGCGTCCAGTTCCACGACGGATCGGAGTTCACGGCCGAGGACGTCGTGTACACGATGCGACGCGCCGCCGAATCGCCGAACAGCCTGATGACCAGCTTCGTCATCTCCATGCCCGTCGGAATGGGCCTCCAGTACGAGGAGGGCGAGGAAGGTGGCGTTGCGCCGGGTTCCCTCGGTGTCGAGGCCGTCGACGACTACACGGTCGAGATGTCGCTGCAGAACCCGCACCCGAACCCGCTCGAGATCCTCTCTTACAGCTCGTACGTCATGACGCCGGCCGGGCTGGTCGACGACGTCCCCAACGTGGACGGGGAGTACACGCAGTCGCAGATGTCGACGGGCGAAGCGGCCAACGGGACCGGCCCCTTCATCCTCGAGAGCTTCACGCAGGAAGAGGACGTCCAGCTGTCCGCGTACGACAACTACCACGGCAGCGGTCCGGAGCTCGACGCGATCAATTACATGATCGTCGAACAGCCGGAACCGATCTGGACGAACGTCGTCGAGCAGAACTTCGACATCTTCCCGATCCCGACCAACGTCTTCAACCCGGACCAGCAGACCGTCGAGACGACGGACGATCTCGACCGGGAGGTCGGAACGTACCAGATCGAAGAGAACGGAGAGACCGTCAATTACCTCGGCATCGATGCGCTTGCGGTCTCCTACTACGCGTTCAACGTCGCAAACACGCCGGAGGCCGTCCGAAAGGCCGTCGGCTACGTGATGAACCGCCAGGAGATCGTCGACAACTTCTACAAAGGAGTTCCCACTCCGGCGTTCAGCTTCACGCCGCCGTCGATCTGGCCGACCGGTGACGAAGGCCACCAGGAATTCGTCGACAACCACCCCTACAGCGCCAACGAGACCGACATCGAGGGCGCCACGCAGGTCCTCGAGGAGGCGGGCTTCACGCCCGACGATCCGTACGAACTCACGATCAGTACGGCCGACGACGCCACGGCGATCAACGTCGCCGAGAACATCCAGTCGAAGCTCAACGGGACCGGCGTCAACGCCAGCGTGGAGCCGACGCAGTTCAGTACGCTGATTCAGCAGGGGTACGACGGCAGCCTCGAGATGTATGGGATCGGCTGGGGATGGAGCTTCCCGATCGCCGCCTACGGTCTCTACCCGCTCGAGCCGAAGAACACCGACACGAGCGGCATGCCCGGCGAGAACAACGGCTACTACATGGACTGGCAGACGAACCTCGAAGACGAAGCCTAG
- a CDS encoding thiolase C-terminal domain-containing protein: protein MSGVRVAGVGLTPFGSTPDRTGRALFADAAAAAFEDCSVPRTDVESVRYGNFMGELAEHQGHQGPLMAEAAGVRAPATRYESACASAATAIKDAVTSIRHGECDVCLVGGAERMTNLGTAGATEALAIAADDLWEVRAGVTFPGAYGLMARAYFDRYGGSREDLAHIAVKNHENALENEKAQFQRAITVGDVLEAPSVAEPLGLYDACPISDGAAALVLVSEEYAAATDIEARVGITGFGQGGDRMALHDREYLARSPAADEAAAAAYDDAGVTAEDVAAAEVHDCFTIAEVLAIESLGIAELGEGISAAREGYTTADGPVPVNLSGGLKAKGHPVGATGASQIVELTRLLRGDHPHSDAVDGDVAAAHNAGGTVASCVVHVLEVVE, encoded by the coding sequence ATGAGCGGTGTACGAGTCGCCGGCGTCGGATTGACTCCGTTCGGGAGTACGCCAGACCGGACTGGTCGTGCGCTGTTCGCCGACGCCGCGGCGGCAGCGTTCGAGGACTGTTCGGTACCGCGAACCGACGTCGAGTCGGTGCGGTACGGGAATTTCATGGGCGAACTCGCGGAGCACCAGGGTCACCAGGGGCCGTTGATGGCCGAGGCCGCCGGCGTGCGGGCGCCGGCGACGCGGTACGAATCGGCGTGTGCCTCGGCGGCGACCGCGATCAAAGACGCCGTCACCAGCATTCGACACGGCGAGTGCGACGTCTGTCTCGTCGGCGGCGCCGAGCGGATGACGAATCTGGGCACCGCCGGTGCGACGGAAGCGCTGGCCATCGCGGCCGACGATCTGTGGGAGGTCCGCGCCGGCGTCACGTTCCCCGGCGCCTACGGGCTCATGGCTCGCGCGTATTTCGACCGGTACGGTGGGAGTCGCGAAGATCTCGCGCACATCGCGGTGAAGAACCACGAGAACGCGCTCGAAAACGAGAAGGCCCAGTTCCAGCGCGCGATCACCGTCGGGGACGTCCTGGAGGCGCCGTCGGTGGCCGAACCGCTCGGCCTCTACGACGCCTGTCCCATCTCCGACGGCGCCGCCGCGCTCGTCCTCGTCAGCGAGGAGTACGCGGCCGCAACCGATATCGAGGCGCGGGTCGGGATCACGGGCTTCGGACAGGGCGGCGATCGGATGGCGTTGCACGACCGCGAGTACCTGGCCCGCTCGCCGGCGGCGGACGAGGCGGCCGCCGCTGCCTACGACGATGCGGGCGTCACCGCCGAGGACGTGGCTGCGGCGGAGGTCCACGACTGCTTCACGATCGCGGAGGTGCTCGCCATCGAGTCGCTGGGGATCGCCGAACTGGGGGAAGGTATCTCGGCCGCGCGCGAGGGCTACACGACCGCCGACGGACCGGTTCCCGTCAACCTCTCCGGCGGATTGAAGGCCAAGGGCCACCCGGTCGGGGCGACCGGCGCCTCCCAGATCGTCGAACTGACCCGGTTGCTCCGCGGCGATCATCCGCACAGCGACGCCGTCGACGGGGACGTCGCCGCGGCACACAACGCGGGTGGGACCGTCGCCTCCTGCGTGGTTCACGTCCTGGAGGTGGTCGAATGA
- a CDS encoding Zn-ribbon domain-containing OB-fold protein produces the protein MSDDGARDAGFDDWLDALESGDPYYLACENGHGSLPPRTVCPDCGSDAIERESLSIDGVVESVTVVHVPTPAFADDAPYATAIVDLGPVRVTGRVVDADPDTVDIGMPVTLSTTETVTTGERQVAFEPR, from the coding sequence ATGAGCGACGACGGCGCGAGGGACGCCGGGTTCGACGACTGGCTCGACGCGCTCGAGTCGGGCGACCCGTACTACCTCGCGTGCGAGAACGGACACGGCTCGCTCCCGCCCCGGACCGTCTGCCCGGACTGCGGGAGCGACGCGATCGAGCGAGAATCGCTCTCGATCGACGGCGTCGTCGAGTCCGTCACCGTGGTGCACGTCCCCACCCCGGCGTTCGCAGACGACGCCCCTTACGCGACGGCGATCGTCGACCTCGGCCCCGTCCGGGTCACGGGTCGCGTCGTCGACGCCGATCCGGACACCGTCGACATCGGCATGCCGGTCACGCTCTCCACGACGGAGACGGTGACCACCGGCGAGCGCCAGGTCGCCTTCGAACCCCGATAA
- the meaB gene encoding methylmalonyl Co-A mutase-associated GTPase MeaB: MSGRDAGEDARAGSGDERAELDELLNALLDGEYRALARVISKIENRAPGYRRLVSDLYAHTGNADVIGVTGSPGAGKSTLVDKLAETYRDDGQSVGIVAIDPSSPFSGGSVLGDRIRMASTVGDMDVFVRSMSARGTLGGLSTATADAVKAMDAFGMDTIIIETVGAGQNEIDVVRTADTVAVLVPPGSGDAVQTLKAGILEIADVFVVNKADRDGADRTVQELTEMIELGEGPTFGVQAGHHGPDAMADADGTAAGDRHPDEGSWRPSIVETIATDGEGVADLIDAIEAHRRYLDESGERTTRTRRRHAEEIRTLLRADLHDLLEDELGRIGGIDDLAAAVDRGETDPYTIADDVLDPVERCLGELEAPDRAE, from the coding sequence ATGAGCGGACGCGACGCAGGCGAGGACGCACGCGCCGGTTCGGGAGACGAACGCGCCGAACTGGACGAGCTGCTGAACGCGCTCCTCGACGGCGAGTATCGCGCACTGGCCCGGGTCATCTCGAAGATCGAGAACCGCGCTCCCGGGTATCGGCGGCTCGTCTCCGATCTGTACGCCCACACCGGCAACGCAGACGTTATCGGGGTCACCGGCTCGCCCGGCGCCGGCAAGTCGACGCTCGTCGACAAACTCGCGGAGACCTACCGCGACGACGGGCAGTCGGTCGGGATCGTCGCGATCGATCCCTCCTCGCCCTTTTCCGGCGGGTCGGTCCTCGGCGACCGCATCCGAATGGCCTCGACGGTCGGCGACATGGACGTCTTCGTCCGCTCGATGAGCGCGCGGGGGACCCTCGGCGGGCTCTCGACCGCGACGGCGGACGCCGTCAAAGCGATGGACGCCTTCGGGATGGACACGATCATCATCGAGACCGTCGGCGCCGGCCAGAACGAGATCGACGTCGTCCGCACCGCCGACACCGTCGCCGTCCTCGTTCCGCCGGGGTCGGGCGACGCGGTCCAGACGCTGAAGGCCGGCATTCTCGAGATCGCGGACGTCTTCGTCGTCAACAAGGCCGATCGCGACGGCGCCGACCGGACCGTCCAGGAACTCACGGAGATGATCGAGCTCGGCGAGGGCCCCACGTTCGGCGTGCAGGCGGGCCACCACGGTCCCGACGCGATGGCCGATGCCGACGGGACGGCTGCCGGCGACCGACACCCGGACGAGGGGTCGTGGCGGCCGTCGATCGTCGAAACGATCGCGACCGATGGCGAGGGCGTCGCCGACCTCATCGACGCGATCGAGGCCCACCGACGGTACCTCGACGAGTCGGGCGAACGGACGACGCGAACGCGTCGACGCCACGCCGAGGAGATCAGGACGCTGCTCCGGGCGGACCTGCACGACCTCCTGGAGGACGAACTCGGGCGGATCGGCGGCATCGACGACCTCGCGGCCGCCGTCGATCGGGGAGAGACCGACCCGTACACGATCGCCGACGACGTCCTCGACCCCGTCGAGCGCTGTCTCGGCGAGCTGGAGGCGCCGGATCGAGCGGAGTGA
- a CDS encoding cobalamin B12-binding domain-containing protein yields MSTDAEGRSIRCLVAKVGLDGHDRGAHVIARAFRDAGFEVIYSGLHNAPEEIVQAAVQEDVDVLGISILSGAHNTLVPKIMDGLESYGAADDTLVLVGGVIPEEDRQGLEDEGVAAIFGPGTSIEETIEFVRENAPER; encoded by the coding sequence ATGAGTACCGACGCGGAGGGCCGATCGATCCGCTGTCTCGTCGCGAAGGTCGGCCTCGACGGACACGATCGGGGCGCCCACGTCATCGCCCGCGCGTTCCGCGACGCCGGGTTCGAAGTGATCTACTCCGGGCTCCACAACGCGCCCGAGGAGATCGTCCAGGCGGCCGTCCAGGAGGACGTCGACGTCCTCGGGATCTCGATCCTCTCGGGGGCGCACAACACGCTCGTGCCGAAGATCATGGACGGCCTGGAATCCTACGGGGCCGCGGATGACACGCTCGTCCTCGTCGGCGGCGTGATCCCCGAGGAGGATCGCCAGGGCCTCGAGGACGAGGGCGTCGCCGCCATCTTCGGACCGGGCACGTCGATCGAGGAGACGATCGAGTTCGTCCGCGAGAACGCACCGGAGCGATGA
- a CDS encoding HD domain-containing protein, with translation MGVEITEPEISEAEYAEMERFVFEYLSASVEKEDDGGRMRWYPWHSAEYRHNHIRNVAELAADIAQAEGANVDVTRTAAIFHDVAKLETAQDRHAEAGARIAREYLAAQGDYPSSFVDQVCRAVENHSYQGPVTDLPLETQCLIEADLLDKVGANGTALMLLRMGYESRVHMDADEMVSRVLERGVDAAERVESQTATDIAHRRLKRVKWFREWLEDEIAGMGE, from the coding sequence GTGGGCGTCGAAATAACCGAACCGGAGATCAGCGAGGCCGAGTACGCCGAGATGGAGCGATTCGTCTTCGAGTACCTCTCCGCCAGCGTCGAGAAGGAAGACGACGGCGGCCGGATGCGCTGGTACCCCTGGCACTCCGCCGAGTACCGGCACAATCACATCCGCAACGTCGCCGAGCTGGCGGCCGACATCGCGCAGGCGGAGGGAGCGAACGTCGACGTGACCCGGACCGCGGCGATCTTTCACGACGTGGCCAAACTCGAGACCGCGCAAGATCGCCACGCCGAGGCCGGTGCCCGCATCGCACGCGAGTACCTCGCCGCCCAGGGCGACTACCCGAGTTCGTTCGTGGACCAGGTCTGTCGGGCCGTCGAGAACCACTCCTACCAGGGACCGGTCACCGACCTGCCCCTCGAGACGCAGTGTCTGATCGAGGCGGACCTCCTCGACAAGGTCGGCGCAAACGGCACCGCGCTGATGCTCCTGCGGATGGGCTACGAGTCGCGGGTCCACATGGACGCCGACGAGATGGTTTCGCGCGTTCTCGAACGCGGGGTCGACGCCGCGGAGCGCGTCGAGAGCCAGACGGCGACGGACATCGCCCACCGGCGACTCAAGCGCGTCAAGTGGTTCCGCGAGTGGCTCGAAGACGAGATCGCCGGCATGGGCGAGTGA